The genome window GAGAATAATGGGGAAAGGAAACGGATGTAGTAATGCTCCAGTAAATCGTGAGACGAACGGACTGCGGCACTTGCGCTTCGAGTCGCGCGGCGAGGATGTGCGCAGGGCGCGTCGGTCACGGCGAGGTGGACGCTCGAGGTCGGTCGAGTCACGGCTGGCGCGGCTGCTCCTAGTTTCGCGCGTCGAGGAAGGGCAAGGCGGTCGGCTTGGTTCGGCTCCCGGGGTTGCGCGCCTGGGGCTCGGTGGATGGCGGCGCGAGGCAGTCGCGCCTGGGCGTCGCGGGCGTGCAGGTGCAGGGGCACGGCAGCGGGTCCTGGCGGCTTCCTAGTGCGGTCGGACGCGGGTGGCCGGGTCGCGGCACCTGCGGGTGGGGCTGGGTGGCTGCGCAGCTCGGGGCTTGAGCTCGGGCGGCCGGGTCGGCTTCAAGGGCGGGGCGGCGCTGCATGGGAGAGAAGCAAGGGGAAGGAGGAGAGAGCGGCGGCTAGCAGGGAGAGGAAATTACGGTTGGAGATTTGATGGCTATTGAAGCTCAGAAACTGAAGAATTTAGAACCATGAATGACCGGAATAAATAGCCGGCGTACAGTATAGTGGGGAGGAAGGGGAAGAGCTAGGGCCAGGTATTAGTGCGGTTGGCGGTCTACCATAGAACTAAAACCGGGCAGGCGAGGCGGTGGGAGTGTGAGCTGGGCGCCATCGGCTGCGAACGGAAGAAGCAGAGAAAATAGTAGCCGAAGGAAGAAGATAATTCTATGATAAGTGGGGTCCACGTGCAAGAGATAAAAAGAGGAGGGAGTGTGAATTGCTGGTCCCACGTGTAAGAGAGGAAGCTTAGATGCGGTGGCTTAGCAGGCCAGGGAGGGCCGAGCGGCCACAAGAACGACCGTTCTCTTTTTTTTTAGAATTTTAAATTGTTTTAAATAAAAGAATATAATAtatgtataattatatatatatatttcaaaaatataataaaaaaataaataatatcTAATTTTAAATAATAAATCATTTTAGTCAAAAGTTTATTATTAAAGTAGATTGGGTCCAAAAAAGGAAAATAGAAACGaaaattattagcctatgcctttTTTTCAATTATTACTTTAATAATTCGTTCTTATTTTATGAAATGAGATTTTTATTACATAATAAATTCCAAAAACTGGATCTGAAATTCAAACAATATATGCTTCAGCATAAATTCTATTTATTCGGAAATTGTGTAATTTGTTTTTATAACCAAATTCATTATTTAAAGCGTAAATATTTCTCCTATCTACTGGAAATTAATAGTTCAAATACGATTGTTTTCAATGCATGGATTTAtggtgttacaaaatctacccccttaaaaagaatctcgtcctcgagattagggaaggctagcaagaaaacaatggTGATATATGGTTACTCGTAGGTTCTTGGTTCACACTTTAACTCTTCTAAATATAAGGAACTTATTGTTTCTTCACTTTGCATTGAATGCTAATCAAGCgatcttcatcatcgtacttataactagttggtcttctggattattgtttgggtcttgcttggcagctttcttctctagtcggtctagacgcttcttggggcattcgcgaaatatgttcttcatttttgcagtagtagtaagcacctcttgctttgagcacCTTGTGAGCCAACTTTGTTTGACTGGCGACAGATAATGGCTAATTGGGTCTTTGCATCTTAAACAGTTGAGCCTAATTTGATTCTCTTATTTGGGTATTGGAAGGAAAGAGAGGATGAAAAGGTTGAGCAAAGACAGGATATAGAGAGCAGATAAAACCCaactatctaaggttttacctagctaactgatgtcattgtggacaaaagtcacacaatacaccaacaatcatttcaaagaagcaaatcaaacatgaacacaaaggacaatgaattcaagcataccagcacaacacaatccaattctactcattcaaccaaaacaaaaggtgagacaaggtttggaataagaaagatattataaagtcaaggagtcaggtaagaattatcaaggagttagacaagaccaaaacattattgttaatgaccaataatgaaataagataaccactaactggtgaagcgaggataaattatacaaccaaggatatgagaaagtttttttccttttttttaaggatacaaaatacaagggcattatcaagtaaagagacaaagggttcaatatctcgaggtagatattgtccaaggatgacaatacaatggcaagaaaataaaagtataagaattcaatagggagaaagtattatcaaggagaaaagtagagaggccaaagtttaatatatcaaggtagatattgcctaaggatggcaatacaatggcaaggaaacaaaagtataagaagtcaagggttttatagcaatattatggattagaaaaccactataatataatgtcgtctttaccgatctagtcgaaaatcttaatactaaagaacaatcctatcaacctagccaagaagtcaaataatagatccaggggatccataacaaaacttcttgcggagtggggataagatagagaatagggcatcgttgatagcttcgaaaaggtttcttctggcaaacttcgcttcaagttcctcaatcctagcttgatcatcttgcaatgcttctcattagaaccttctgatagacgaagaatcagacaagaagagttgaaaataaaagagacgagttttgatataaagtaagtttttatggaggaaaatatatcaacctttgaaagactgactgggctttccatttctaactaatctagcgacctacggtcacattgctttgataccacttctgtcacacccgttttccaagggcagagccgggtgcatagcatatgtgtgccaggatctattttcacacatatgttgacatcacaagtgtaatatatcaaaagaacaatgtatAAAAGCgtgaataacgattatattaacatattacactttgaacagacataatgtcttaacctttattcatcaaagtacagcgaaacagggacatccatccacaggaagatgaccgggggtatcactagactagcatccatggagttcagcatcatatcttcatctgcaacttctgatcaaaattaagcaagggtgagctcacttatggtcggggctcagcaagtgggggaaaaactaatgcaggtttaacaaggtgaggctaaggttgagcagtaagcattttagttggtcaacattttattaacaacacctgtcttactaataaagtgtgaatcccaagtattcccattaaacaaaggtataagagtatataaaaaacacttaagtgaaaccacttaagcaaaaccattggcagatcatcggatctcgatttatttccatcttcaagttcaattatcatgtgaggagtccaggctgctcataaccgtgagcacggctgatatatcagttttacactctgcagaggtggcacatctttacccatgagtcgcgattcccttctagcccgggttagctagacccgtattcacttccaaggtgaatggccagggtttcactacgaggcttctccctagagtcctcattacgcaaatgctggaaatggtcaaactgcataaggcacacctaccgtaaccaacttatagtccagactacagggtaaagctttgggaactatgcccgtatccaatctgcctgagccggaactataagagcttgccagatgcccccgttcctgtcgaccacgaccagcacccaacataagacttccctagttatttagccaagaccagagccatgatagttctcatggtagcactgttttcccgggtggtcactccatgttccaattaatatgcaataatcttgtttaaccatcgggttaataacaataatgtaaacttaccatttggaacattaatatcataaataggagtgactgcataaagtttaagttgtagcaatagcatagctactaaggTAAAGCATAATACCCAGGTTTAATCAAGAAATAagattggaaaggttatctaaataggtaacccatcaagttatgcatatatatccaaaagagtaaactttattaaatgtattgtttgggatcaaacagagtatgcagagggagaagtccacttgcctttcttattgaaaacttgaggttcttccacggataggaatagtcttgattcttaactactagatcaaccactgaatatcacacaaacaaacaagaagaaacaaacaccactcaataacatacaacattcaccatacgtaaagctaaagaaagcttaacgaaaagagcgttcgcttttcaaaaatgtcgcaagtaatggttataataagcgggtattcttttcaaaaatgtgtgatctatactttataaaacaagacatgagcttataaaaatatcttaattaaaataacaaatattaggttcactaatttaatcttttataaaacgtcatatgcgatacgtctaagataaaggatttataagacgataaaacatgttataacgatattaaacatttttaaccatttagaatagatataagttatatatctagggttaatgggctactaatcacgttattaattttagaagcattatggagcatataattcattgttaaacctatcacttatgataaattaagatataagtctaaataggttttatgtgaaaaggtcattattattattaaacacctatttatggaaagttatggtatatgccttaaatgaacttttatgtaaaagaaaatgaacaaacaactatatttcatttttattagaaagtacatgtcctatattctttgttaagaaagctatatacaaaacaaatatgtaaactaacatttaattataaaaaggacatgaacactaattttctttattttatcctttagggaccactaaatgatatatataaataatatggattCAATGTGATGAACGGATTAATCACGCTTACATTACTAGTTATGGACAAATTGAAACGTAAGTCTAATTATTAAATtgtgagaaaatataaataatctattgattatatttagtttcaatttaggaacatatgacctaaatcatttgaaatgaatactatattcattggtatattattaactatcattttagttataacggtgtgagcacttaattaagccattattagaaaagttatatgacataattCTATTGTAAATCATATTATTATgggtacttaaacatctataacgaaccttattaaatcaaaatcatgatgtctattaaaaaAATCATTTTAAAGTTAtaaacaaattatctaattctttagtaagaaacctacatttatcaacatactatcaatttctttattagaaaaataTAAGcgcctaattaagtcatttttaatattattataaattctactctttatgttttcttctttcttttctaaatagaatttatacgtataactaaaaattgtttatttaattcctttaatattaatatactaagaattaattgtacatTACTAAAtaagacttttaataacataatcatggttattatgacataaataaatatcctactaattctaagtaatttaagtgttatatttatgaatacatttatcatgagaaaatatatattttcatttgacCGGACATACGTGGCTTAATcactatttcaatttcttatatcaatactaaccaattatcattccacacacactaaagcgaaataaATATGTAAATGTTTTCTAGTTTGAAAATCACTTcgatagtgaatagtgactgtactcattaaaattataaaatcatacacatattaaagcattgtcgcggggttcgattttgacTACACGTATAAAACAAAATCCCTACAATCATATACGAATCACCAAATCGCATCATcataatattacaacaataactcacaataaattcaaaacatgatttagaaaataaatatttcGGGTTGTCTTCGACCTTGGGATGAACGGATGACGGCGAACGGCGTGGGCACGGTTGCCGGGGTGCTGCTGCGCGCGCGTGGGCAGGGATTCCGGACGTGGTCGTTGGTGAGCGTTCTGACGGTGGGGTACAAGCTCCGGCGAGGAACAGCGAGCTCCGGCGACGACGTACGACGGCGAGCAACAGAGTGAGAGAGGGGCGAGCTTGGGTACGGGAAAATAGAGAGAGGCTCTGCTGTCTTTTATAGAGAAGAGAGAGAAGATGGAGAGTCAGCCAGAGAGACGCGTCGGCAGCATTATGGCACCATCAATGGCGACGTTACCAGAGAGAATAATGGGGAAAGGAAACGGATGTAGTAATGCTCCAGTAAATCGTGAGACGAACGGACTGCGGCACTTGCGCTTCGAGTCGCGCGGCGAGGATGTGCGCAGGGCGCGTCGGTCACGGTGAGGTGGACGCGCGGGGTCGGTCGAGTCACGGCTGGCGCGGCTGCTCCTAGTTTCGCGCGTCGAGGAAGGGCAAGGCGGTCAGCTTGGTTCGGCTCCCGGGGTTGCGCGCCTGGGGCTCGGCGGATGGCGGCGCGAGGCAGTCGCGCCTGGGCGTCGCGGGCGTGCAGGTGCAGGGGCACGGCAGCGGGTCCTGGCGGCTTCCTGGTGCGGTCGGACGCGGGTGGCCGGGTCGCGGCACCTGCGGGTGGGGCTGGGTGGCTGCGCAGCTCGGGGCTTGAGCTCGGGCGGCCGGGTCGGCTTCAAGGGCTGGGCGGCGCTGCATGGGAGAGAAGCAAGGGGAAGGAGGAGAGAGCGGCGGCTAGCAGGGAGAGGAAATTACGGTTGGAGATTTGATGGCTATTGAAGCTCAGAAACTGAAGAATTTAGAACCATGAATGACCGGAATAAATAGCCGGCGTACAGTATAGTGGGGAGGAAGGGGAAGAGCTAGGGCCAGGTATTAGTGCGGTTGGCGGCGTCTACCATAGAACTAAAACCGGGCAGGCGAGGCGGTGGGAGTGTGAGCTGGGCGCCATCGGCTGCGAACGGAAGAAGCAGAGAAAATAGTAGCCGAAGGAAGAAGATAATTCTATGATAAGTGGGGTCCACGTGCAAGAGATAAAAAGAGGAGGGAGTGTGAATTGCTGGTCCCACGTGTAAGAGAGGAGGCTTAGATGCGGTGGCTTAGCAGGCCAGGGAGGGCCGAGCGGCCACAAGAACGACCGTTCTCTTTTTTTTTAGAATTTTAAATTGTTTTAAATAAAAGAATATAATAtatgtataattatatatatatatatatatttcaaaAATATAATAAAAAATACATAATATCTAATTTTAAATAATAAATCATTTTAGTCAAAAGTTTATTATTAAAGTAGATTGGGTCCAAAAAAGGAAAATAGAAACGaaaattattagcctatgcctttTTTTCAATTATTACTTTAATAATTCGTTCTTATTTTATGAAATGAGATTTTTATTACATAATAAATTCCAAAAACTGGATCTGAAATTCAAACAATATATGCTTCAGCATAAATTCTATTTATTCGAAAATTGTGTAATTTGTTTTTATAACCAAATTCATTATTTAAAGCGTAAATATTTCTCCTATCTACTGGAAATTAATAGTTCAAATACGATTGTTTTCAATGCATGGATTTATGGTGTTACACGGACCGAGgaaatccgcgacacgccaaactccACGGTATCACCAGGATGCAACTCCTCCACCGCCACGTTGCTCAAAGTGTCCTCGGACGATGCGCCGGCCGGCGGCGTATCGGCAGCAaatgaagaagaggacggcatggctacgtaccggcagcggcggcgggcagtctgtttgacgcgggccagatctctgaCGAGCAGAAGCAAGGAGGGCAAGCGAGCAGGCgaacggtttcaaaaggaggctagggtttcgCGGCGCGCGGAAAGAGTACCtggcccgcgccgccccgccccccttttatacacaggacgcgacgtttcgggaaacccgcagtccaacaataCCGCGTCCATCAAcgatcacatcaaaaacccccgcggaaccactttgagcgagggtagcgtctccaccatctagcgacgtcttcggcaccagatgacttagtcgaactggtccctcggagggcaaatgttggggcgaaggcgaagacgctgcccttcgctcgatgccttcgccaatctcACTGCAACAACGGAGGCAAAGCGACCGGCAGTTTCCACCCTTCGTCTAACATGCtgcaggacgaaggcctacgacgaggtcgccccatcccgcatcctcgtccaacacgaaggcccacgcggaattcggcccattgtaacaggccccgcgcagCTGAGTctattacgggcccgatttgtaaaggcttttctgtaatgacagtctgtaaccctgctttatgggaatattccggggatgacctgggtgtctgagggcacatgcgtccttaatccaagacgatgggcactcaggcacctataaatacccccgcacagtgcccttgagaggctagattaacagagcaattgtctTTCCGAactaaaaccttgtttgcattactttcactccccccgttggatcatcttgctcgggagagcaagttccaacaatagcaacacttagataaaacctagtttgcacattctagtttatctatttgcataggttttgctctagggatttatttgtggcctaattTAGTAAAAaaatttagaagtcctaattcacccccctcttagacgtcacccgtttcctacaaaacCCTTGTTGGCTCTAAAACACATTCACACCTATCTAGTGAATAGAACACAAATGTTTTAATTTTATACTCTATACTTAAGTATAATATAGATATTTTGATGGAAAAATAAAATTAGGTTGTAGTGAGCCTAGCCCGCCGTATGCACTTGAAGCCCAGACACAACACGGTGATTAGGCTAGACGAGTATGGGCACGGTGGCTAACAGGCGGGGCCATGCTCGTGACAGGCTAAAATCGTGTCATGTTATGGGTCTTGTAATAGGCTCGACACATTTGGATATCTATAACTCTCGGCTATATCGACAACTGATGTGGTGGCGCTAGCGGTCGCTACCGACTAGCTCGGCCGCAACGACAATCGGtttaggccatgtttggtttcaattagtcttaggactaaactttagtcctaggactaaactttagtccctacttGTTTGGTTATAGGGACTAAATAGATTCTAAAGTCATTAAATATATTGTCCAAAGACTCAAATGCTCTTAGAATACACTCATGTGggcttttagtctcttttagcacctatgtgaaggactaaagactaaatcattttagtccatattttagttttagtgtttggcaaaaaagggaCTAAATGAAACTAAAAACtatagactaatctttagtccctctaaccaaataCCCCCTTAGCCAGCCCATAGGTGGATCTGCCTATTGATCAACCTGAGCCGACCGTGTTGGAGCCAAAGCGGTCAGTATCGAGTGCTCCATTGGGCGGTTCTGTCAGTATCAATCCGAACCAATCAATAATTGTCTTTAGTGATGTGATCTAATTAGTTCACGTGTCTACCACGTCAATCGGTTGTTTTTTAATCATTTGAAGTTCAAGAAAatataaaaaatcaaaaggtaaCCAAAAATATATATTATGTAATTTTTTAGCTTTAGAAATTATGTGTTTTTCTTTATATTTTACGAATTATAAACTTTTAATTTATGTTTATAGTTTTTATTTGGTTTTTATGAATTatgtagtttttattttcttaactaTGTGCTCCGATAAATTTTTATTTCGataaataaaatattattttTCATTTTAAATAAAAGTCAATAAAAAGTATATATCAAATGTACACTAAAACATTACACAAATATGGTGTCACTGAGATGGCATAAGGACTGGTGTCACTGGATCCAAACTACATAATTTATCGAAATTATGTTTTAGTGTACATTACACATAATTTATCCCTTGCTGGCTGGCTCCAGCAAGGGATTCTAAAGTCTCCTCTATcctaaatatagaggatcaaaCGGTTCCTTACactctccagcagcgtcctctaaacggttctctaaatttagagataGTTTCTTTAAACGGTCCCCTATCCATTtaaatactttaaataaccggtttagtaaaactaaaatatgtacaatacatttaagagtatgacaaatacgtatgtacaaaaataaaaaataaaaatgtctctaatatagaGAAGTTTACGTATCAAGAACGTGATTTAGAGAAGTTTGTTGGAGAGagaagatatagaggatgaaatcttttagagtaatctgtaaaggacggatatagaTGAGAGAACGTTAAACAGCCTAACATGCCAAAGAACCAGATTTTCAGTAGCATTGTCACAGCACAGGGATACTGAATAGTCCACAAATATTTCATCCCAACAAATCCTCTTTGCCATCAAACAACCATTGTTTTGTTTGGCAAGATGTTTTTGATTGGTGGGTGAGGTGATGGTGGGGATAGGatgtcatcatcatatcatataaCACAGAAGGATGTACACCCCAGCAGAACACATATATCTGCCTCGAAGCCCCCCCGCTTTTTCCGCGATACATAAATACATCTAGTCTTCTACGAGGCTCCTAACTAGCCTACCTAGTCATCTGCAGTGCGTCCACGAGCAAGATGGCGTCATTACTAGTTTGGCCTGTTCTCCAGACCCTGAAGTCGCCGGGGAAGAAGCCATTGCTCCACCAGATGCTCAGATGCTGCATTGTAAATGGCCCTTGCTCATCACCCTGAGGATCAATGTAATACCAAATGCGCTCCTTCACCTTCACGTGTTTATGGCCTCGACTATTTGCCTCAAGCTGCACGGGATGGTTATCCCCAGCATAATCAGCTTCAAGATCAACTACTGCTGTTTGTTCTTCTTTATAACAACGATGACTGTTGTCCTCGTCATCGTCGTCAATGGTAATAACATCAGCAGCTGAAACAAGTCATGTTCAGTCAGGTATGAGAGAACAGAAACATCGTGTTTTCAATCGATCAGCATGAAAAGAAGAAAGGCGGCAAAAGCAGTGGAACAAACCTTTAGCACACTGCTTTTGAAAAAATGCTCCAGGTGCATCACCAGCAGCGTTGGCTTTAGTAGCTTTGTGAAGTAGGAACAATGAAAAGGGTCAGATAGCTCAACATGGTATACGTCGGAAAAAAAATTAACAGCAGAAAGAGGAAAGATATTTAAAAAACCCATAATAAAAGACCATCCATTCAGAAACTCATTGCAAGCAAACCTTCAATGCTCCCGTGCTGGACATCTGTTCCAGTTGTATCAACATCCGTGCTAGCTTTAACACCTGTGCATCACACAAAACGAACAGTGCAAATAAGAAAACCATGCATTAGGGGTTTGACCAAAATGCAGAGCAAAGTGGATGTGTAAATTTGCACGGCTAGACATGCAGGGCTAGTATAAGAGAACCTTCACCATCCAGCTCCTGAACAGATGAAATATCACCAGCATTATTGGCTTCAGTGGCAGCATGGCGATGCAAATACTTTGGTAGCGCAGCAATAGCAGCTGTACAGGTAGAGGAAAGGTTACTAGATCAGTTGTTACAAAACTAAGTGAAAAGACAAGTAACAAGAGAAAACCTGT of Zea mays cultivar B73 chromosome 8, Zm-B73-REFERENCE-NAM-5.0, whole genome shotgun sequence contains these proteins:
- the LOC111589952 gene encoding uncharacterized protein; this encodes MQRRPALEADPAARAQAPSCAATQPHPQVPRPGHPRPTALGSRQDPLPCPCTCTPATPRRDCLAPPSTEPQARNPGSRTKPTALPFLDARN
- the LOC100278803 gene encoding uncharacterized protein LOC100278803 produces the protein MQRRPALEADPAARAQAPSCAATQPHPQVPRPGHPRPTAPGSRQDPLPCPCTCTPATPRRDCLAPPSAEPQARNPGSRTKLTALPFLDARN